Within the Dunckerocampus dactyliophorus isolate RoL2022-P2 chromosome 10, RoL_Ddac_1.1, whole genome shotgun sequence genome, the region TGCTTCTTTTATCGTTTTtcttaatgtcacaaacaagacagagctcGCCTCAGGCAAAAATGTTCTTCAATAGGTTTGTCAAGAGTCGCTTTTATGAAAAAGAGAATAATGAGGGATTTGAAGAAAGAGTTGGTAACACTGATCCCTACAAGTAgctcatccatgcatccattttctgctgcttatccaaggtcaggtcgcggggtcagcagcctgagcagggaagcccagacttcctcctccccggccactttgtccatcTCCTCCTGAtgaatcccgaggcgttcccaggccagttgagagatacagtccctccaacgtgtcctgggtcttccccgaggcctcctaccggtcagaggtgtcctgaacacctccccagggaggcgtcagggaggcatcctgaccagatgcccgagccacctcatctggctcctcccaatgcggaggagcagcggtgctagtctgagtttctcccagatgaccgtgcttctcaccttatctctaagggagagcccagccaaccTCCGGAGAAAACTCTTTTCGGCCGCGATCTTGtactttcggtcactacccaaagctcatgaccatagctgAGGGCAGGAATGTAGACCgagcggtaaattgagagctttgcctttcggctcagctccctcttcaccacaacggaccgatacagagtccgcatcactgcagacgccgcaccaaatcgcctgtcgatcttgccttccatccttccctcactcgtgaacaagaccccgaggtacctaaactcctccacttggggcaggatctcatccctgacccgtAGGTGGCACCCAAcacttttccgggcgagaaacatggactcagacttggaggtgttCTGGATTGTTTAACAACTTCCCTAAAGCGCAATAATTCAACAATGACAGTTTTATTGTGTGAATAAATCGCTGAAAAATGGAAGTAGGGCGACATGTTGAGGTGAAAGGTAAATAATGCACTGCTTGCACATTCTTCGGTGAGGTTTGAACTTGACCAGAAAATCCAAGCCAGCTTTTCCTTCAGTACAAAAGCTCGTAAATTGTTCCATGTTTAACATTCTAGTCCCGAAGCCTACAAGAGCACAGGGGCTTTGGAGGCCGACTGACATCTATTTCAGGATCTTCTATTTTTTGCCCAAGTTGCTGGCATGCACAGgccttttctcacatttcatCCACCCTAAGGCTCTGCTGCTCAGAGGACTTAAAACTTGGACAATGTCAAGGGCCAAAGTGTTTtaattcacttcagtgagtttGAATGAAGTCTGGCTGCTGCAGCGACATACAGCCCCACgctttttatggaaaaaaaggGCGCTTGGACATGAAAGCAACAGAAAGTCCTTGTATGGATAGTAGAACTGTCTTGTAAGGCCACAGGAAATGCATTGAACTTATCTTAAAATTGGAATTTCTGATGAATTCTGGCTGCAAATGCACTTCTAATCcactgtaattgtaattgtattaATACAGACACATGCGCATTTCCATTTTAATCTGCTTTTCCACAAATAACGAcgtaaaatatatatgtaaatagtaAAAACCTTCATGCATAAGAGTGATCCGGTATCTCTCACCTGGCTCATACTTGAGGTAGAGGATGGACACGATGTAATAAGCCACATCGAACACAGGGAACATTCCCATTTTGGAGAAAGCCTGAGCAAAATCTCCCAAATTGAGGACAGCCAGCACATCCATGTCGCCTGTCTTGTGATCCCAGGTTATTATAGTAGTCCAAGTGCGAAGTCAGGATCGGAAGCACCCCCCAACCCGGTCCACCGACTCTCCACCAAGCCCCCCGGCCACGATAGTGAAAGGCTGAGACACTCAAGCCCTCCTATTAATACCACTCATCCCCTGCAGCCTCCTCATCATCATGGCATGCGTTGTGTGCCAGCTGCTGCTCGGATTTTGAGTCGATAGGTTTGCTTCACGGCAGCTGCAACAACGTCTCCTGACGTCATCAACACCTTAATGCGctgctgggggtggggggtggacaAATTAGGTAAAACACGTGCACTGAATAGCAAATAGCACGCATGTTTTTTGACATGCAGGATTAAAATCATGACATAACTAATCCCAATACCTCTTCAAATGTACCATCCGCTGTTCATACGCCCCCATGTGATCAAACAGAGTGCATGCATTgctataaaaaacaataaaatggaagcGACACatattattttcacaaaaaggcTGTGGCATCTTGATGCCACTAGAGGGCACGACAACACCAAATAATAAACAATTGTAGTGCGTCTGCAAAGTGTCCACCATTCAACAGTGCATCCGGTATTCATTTTTGCCCCCACATTTTGTTACAGCTTTATTCCTTCATTTTTCTCCTCAAAATTCTACATACAACACCGCACAATGGCAacataaaaaagtttttttgcaaatatattcaaaataaaaaataacatgaagaAATCACATgtgcataagtattcacagccgtTGCCATGAAGCTGAAAACTGAGCTCAGGTGCATCCTGTTTCCACTGGTCATCCTTGAGATGTTTATAGAGGTTCATCGGAGATCACCAGTTGTAAAATCACTTGATTGGACGAGATGTGGAAAGGCACACGCCTGTCCGTATAAGATCCCAAGGCTGACACTGCATGTCAGAGCACAAACCAAGCAAGAAGTCAAATGAATTGGTTGCCGAGCCACAAATCTTGGGAAGGGTATTTCTGTTGCTTTGAAGGTCCCAATGAGCACATGCAGTGGCCTCCATCGTCTGTAAATTGAAGAAGTTTGGAACCACCAGGATTCTTCCTAAAGCTAGTCGGGGGTGAGCCAGTGGTCACTCTGACAGTTCCAGTGTTCCTCTGTGAAGAGAGGAGAACTTTCCAGAAGGACAATCATCTCTGCAGCAATCCATGACGCTCCTTAGTAAATTGCACATGGCAGCCTGCCTGGTGTGTGCCAAAAGGCAGACCACGACAACCAATATTCTCTGGTTTGATGAGACAACGATTTAACTCTTTGGCGAAAATGTTGGGCATCATGTTTGGGGGAACTCAGACACTGCTCATCACCTGGCCAATACCATCCCTACAgtaagcatggtggtggcagcatcataCTGTGGGGCTGGGGGGTTTGAGAGGCAGGAACTGGGAGCTGATGAATGCAGTAAACGAGACATTCTAATTTAAACCCTGCTCTCGAGTGCTCTTGACCTCAGATTGGGGCAACGGCTCATCTTTTAGCAGGACAACAGTCCTAAGGACACAGCCAAGATATCAGCCAGCTGCGCACAGACCCTTCTCATCCAACCTGATGGAGTTTGAGAGGTGCTGCAAAGAAGAATGGGCGAAATTACCCAAAAGATAGATGCACCAATCTTGTGGATTCATTCAGCAAGGCTTGAGGTTGTAATTGCTGCCAAAGTATTGCAAAAGCATCAACAAAGTATTGAGCAAAGCCTGTGAATACTCATGTATGTGTGATTTCTTagttctttatttttaattaatttccaaacattaaaaaactttttttcatgttttcattacAGGTTGTTGTGTGCacaattttgtggaaaaaaaatctgtgtattCAATTTTGGAATATAATGGTCACATGACAAAATGTGGGAGAGCTGTGAATACTTTGTGCATGCACCGTATAACAAAGGCAATGgtttcaaaagaaaacaaatatacCACTACAAAACCAATAACTACTGGTTGACActgtcacatactgtaggtatacatttaacaatgtgtttattgtggttgtagtgtgCAGTGGTGTCTAAGACTGAACGCCATTTAACAACATAAGCAGCATATCAGCGCGACAAAGCATGTGTTTAAGTGATGtatatatgtaaaataaaattataattgtttAAGGGTGGCTAAATAAATAGTGGAAATACTTACGACTTTGTCCTCGATTGTACCGTCTGGGGAGTGTCAAGGCCGAATTGCAGAGTGTTTGTGTATGACAGCTTTTAGGTACTGTAAATGTTTGCTTTTGATGTCTCGGACAGGTTTTTCAAGGACTTGCATATTCATCCTTTCTTTTTGCATCCTTTATGTTGTTAATTGAGCTGTTCAGTTCCTTCATAGCaatttgtgcaaaaagtactgaaacattaAACGGCTGGAAATATGCGTTCAACAGTTTTGAGAAGTTCAAATTATTTGAACTTCTCAAAACTGTTGAACGCATATTTAAGTTCACGTGAAAAAGGTTATCGTGCATTTTAGGGAATATTGAAATTTCCCTGACTTTCTGTGAGTAGTCTAAGATGTTCCTAAATGTAAGGCAGTACTTctatttaaaaatcattttttgtttgtttgtttttgtaaaagaaTGATGGCGACCAAAACATTAGCTTCACCTTCATACTGGTATTTTTGACATCATACGAAAGGCTGCACATTAAAAACAGTGTAAGTATGACATgatgtaactcaaatattcctaatgttggagatgaaattctccacaacgtcctaaaggtcaaaggaccactttggaaaaataattaagccaatttcacctcccctttgtaaattatttttctcCTACACTAACCAAAATGCAGTCGGCTGAGTTGAATATGCTGGATATTTGTAAATTCTGCTATTTCTTGCTAGCTCTgagttcacaaaaagcttctaaaatacacTTTTGCCGTCGCCAGTGAGTACTCTGCCACACAAACAGAGGAAGACATTGGAGCGAACCTGTTTTTTCTTGGCATTCCTGGCAAACAAAGCTGAGGGCGAATTAATACTGGTAAATCACCCTGTGCTCCAAGCCTATTGGTCACATGCATGTAGGCGAATGCGGAAATGAGGCGTTAACTGTAATGTTGACACGATGATCGGAGATCTGTTGTTATTCGGGTAATGTAATTAATTCGCTCACATTTTGCACCCgataaacacatttatttgtCATCTACGTGCGTGTAGTTACGGTTTGATGTACTTTTACACCACACTGTTGCGCTGAAATGACAGGCTAACTATCTAGCTTCGTGCTAATGCTAACGCACCAGCTACCTAACCTCAACGTATTCAACACAGTGGAATAACATCTTTGTCTTTTCCAGAACCCTGTTGATAAATGCAGGAGCAGTGCTGAATTTCAAGCTGTGAGTGCAATTATTTTATCAGTCATAATATGCATGACGTCATAGTGATAACAACAAAATGTCAACTGTTGTACAGCAAAAGGAAAGAATCCCATGGATTTGGAGATGATTCCAGATCGCAAACAACAGGTGAGACTCCGTGTCTAAAGATGGAGAAGAAAACCGTAAAACGCATGTTGTGTGTAATACAGGGAGATGATGATACTAGTATTTGTGTATTTACTGTAGGTGACAACATACGGGAGTTTCTGCTCAGTCTGCGATACTTCCGCATCTTCATCGCACTGTGGAACATCTTCATCATGTTCTGCATGATTCTGTGAGTAAAGTGATATAATTCCCGTTTTGCATGTAAAGAGATCAAACAAAAGAATCGTGGTAACGTTACCACGCCAACAGCTACGTGTCACAGTCTAGTTCGGTGTTTCCCAACCTTGATTGCATATTTTACATTACCAAAAAATGCTTGTGGCACACCACCAAACCAAAACGTCACCAAAGGTATGTgaagtaatcccttgtttatcgcaggtgattggttccagacataaccgtgataagtacatttccgccAAGCacaattccttctttataaaaatggaatattaACATAGTCTAAAGCAGGAGTCTCAAACACAGTTAACCTAAGGGCCGCTAATTTCATGgtgtatattttgctgcattcagctgggataggctcca harbors:
- the smim7 gene encoding small integral membrane protein 7, coding for MIGDLLLFGTLLINAGAVLNFKLKRKESHGFGDDSRSQTTGDNIREFLLSLRYFRIFIALWNIFIMFCMILLFGS